In Shinella sp. XGS7, a single genomic region encodes these proteins:
- a CDS encoding Rieske 2Fe-2S domain-containing protein has protein sequence MSPHESDTAAQGLPLCPSAALEERGRAHSFDVLQWNQPARAFALRFDGEVVAYLNRCAHVPTEMDWQEGEFLDRDKQYIMCSIHGAVYDPRSGRCVTGMCGRMGLTKIAVSEREGQVYWYPSRDTKPAFEE, from the coding sequence ATGAGCCCCCACGAATCTGACACCGCCGCCCAGGGGCTGCCCCTTTGCCCCTCCGCGGCCCTGGAAGAACGCGGCCGCGCCCACAGCTTCGATGTGCTGCAGTGGAACCAGCCCGCGCGCGCCTTCGCCCTGCGCTTTGACGGCGAGGTGGTGGCCTATCTGAACCGCTGCGCCCATGTGCCCACCGAGATGGACTGGCAGGAGGGCGAGTTCCTGGACCGCGACAAGCAATACATCATGTGCTCCATCCACGGCGCCGTGTACGACCCGCGCAGCGGGCGCTGCGTCACCGGCATGTGCGGGCGCATGGGCCTGACCAAGATCGCCGTCTCGGAGCGCGAGGGTCAGGTCTATTGGTATCCTAGCCGCGACACCAAGCCGGCTTTCGAGGAGTAA
- a CDS encoding S9 family peptidase has protein sequence MRRAVPDRARRALLGHALPAALGGSAGWPGKVWGQTPEPAEVAGAAVERLCAAIARGPQLEQLRLSPDGRQFAALIRSETHSQLAVRALAGGPWRPLMATDNLEFQLSWLVWASPERLLLSLRYPGSRALSPFNQADTVETRLLSLAADGSGTPLNLGRPVAGQIVQDQVVDLLPEDGEHILLAQRDARLADQTGVYRVNLLTGARRLVQDSLPHVQAWLSDAQHRVRVGLAYEEGRFALWVCDPERQRWRVLRHFGHLDAQALQPLGFGLDPQRLYVLAEAAGRRGLYTLDLSQAEPEPQALRLPSEGDLGGQLLRSTRDGEALGLISADLGGELAAWDPGLKALLAGIEQALPGRSNRLLQLARRDELYLLLSAANGDPGAYLVGDRQRGSLEPLGERYPELVGAALPRKHALRLRARDGLVLQGFVSLPPGLRPEQARNLPLVVLPHGGPQAQDSAAFDDFSAYIALRGHAVLQLNFRGSTGQGRAVLEAGLQRWGLEMQDDLEDGVAELARRGWIDARRVAIVGASYGGYAALMGVAKTPRLYRGAMALAAPSDLVELLRETEHGRTLFAPAAAARQIGRLATDRPRPCRPRASRCGCCARSAATISSAICRIAARSSRRWTSF, from the coding sequence GTGAGGCGCGCCGTCCCCGACCGGGCGCGGCGCGCGCTGCTCGGTCATGCCCTGCCGGCGGCTCTGGGTGGGAGCGCGGGCTGGCCCGGCAAGGTCTGGGGCCAGACCCCGGAGCCCGCGGAGGTCGCGGGGGCGGCCGTCGAGCGCCTGTGCGCCGCCATCGCGCGCGGCCCGCAGCTCGAGCAGCTGCGGCTGAGCCCGGACGGGCGGCAGTTCGCCGCGCTCATCCGCAGCGAGACGCACAGCCAGCTCGCGGTGCGCGCCCTGGCCGGAGGCCCTTGGCGCCCCTTGATGGCCACCGACAATCTGGAGTTCCAGCTCAGCTGGCTGGTCTGGGCCAGCCCCGAGCGCCTGCTGCTGAGCCTGCGCTATCCCGGCAGCCGCGCCCTGAGCCCCTTCAACCAGGCCGACACCGTCGAGACCCGGCTGCTGAGTCTGGCCGCCGATGGCAGCGGCACGCCGCTGAACCTGGGCCGTCCCGTCGCGGGCCAGATCGTCCAGGACCAGGTGGTGGACCTGCTGCCCGAGGACGGTGAGCACATCCTGCTGGCCCAGCGCGACGCCCGGCTGGCAGACCAGACCGGGGTCTACCGCGTGAACCTGCTCACCGGCGCGCGCCGCCTGGTGCAGGACAGCCTGCCCCATGTGCAGGCCTGGCTCAGCGACGCGCAGCACCGGGTGCGGGTGGGCCTGGCCTACGAGGAGGGGCGCTTCGCGCTCTGGGTCTGCGATCCCGAGCGCCAGCGCTGGCGGGTGCTGCGCCACTTCGGCCATCTGGACGCGCAGGCCCTGCAGCCCCTGGGCTTCGGCCTGGATCCGCAGCGCCTGTATGTGCTGGCCGAAGCGGCCGGCCGGCGGGGTCTTTACACCCTGGACCTGAGCCAGGCCGAGCCCGAGCCGCAGGCCCTGCGCCTGCCGAGCGAGGGCGATCTGGGTGGCCAGCTGCTGCGCTCCACCCGCGATGGCGAAGCCCTGGGGCTGATCTCGGCCGATCTGGGCGGCGAGCTGGCCGCCTGGGATCCGGGCTTGAAGGCTTTGCTGGCCGGCATCGAGCAGGCCCTGCCGGGTCGCAGCAACCGCCTGCTGCAACTCGCCCGCCGCGACGAGCTCTATCTGCTGCTGTCCGCCGCCAACGGCGACCCCGGCGCCTACTTGGTGGGCGACCGCCAGCGCGGCAGCCTGGAGCCGCTGGGCGAACGCTATCCCGAGTTGGTGGGCGCCGCCCTGCCCCGCAAGCACGCCCTGCGCCTGCGCGCGCGCGACGGCCTGGTCTTGCAGGGCTTTGTCAGCCTGCCGCCGGGCCTGCGACCGGAGCAGGCCCGGAACCTGCCGCTGGTGGTGCTGCCCCATGGTGGTCCGCAGGCGCAGGACAGCGCCGCGTTTGACGACTTCTCGGCCTATATCGCCCTGCGCGGCCATGCGGTGCTGCAACTCAACTTCCGCGGCTCCACCGGCCAGGGCCGGGCCGTGCTGGAGGCCGGCCTGCAGCGCTGGGGCCTGGAGATGCAGGACGATCTGGAAGACGGCGTGGCCGAGCTGGCGCGGCGCGGCTGGATCGATGCGCGGCGCGTGGCCATTGTGGGCGCCAGCTATGGCGGCTATGCGGCGCTGATGGGCGTGGCCAAGACGCCCCGTCTCTACCGCGGCGCCATGGCGCTGGCCGCCCCCAGCGATCTGGTGGAGCTGCTGCGTGAGACCGAGCATGGCCGCACCCTGTTCGCACCGGCCGCCGCCGCCCGCCAGATCGGCCGCCTGGCCACGGACCGGCCGAGGCCCTGCAGGCCGCGGGCAAGCCGGTGCGGCTGCTGCGCCAGGAGCGCGGCGACCATCAGCTCAGCCATCTGCCGCATCGCCGCGCGTTCTTCGCGGCGCTGGACGAGTTTCTGA
- a CDS encoding RluA family pseudouridine synthase — protein sequence MQVRRVLIDEGSAGQRLDNFLLRELKGVPKTHIYRVIRAGEVRVNKGRAQADTRLELGDEVRVPPVRLPERVAAKPDYVPAKEFPVLFEDEHLIAVNKPAGVAVHGGSGVSFGVIEQLRQARPQAKFLELVHRLDKETSGLLLIAKKRSALVALQDQFRERETGKTYAALVLGDWAENKKVIDVPLLKFVGSDGERWVRAVTSSHDPQAEQAKRSISLVRVAERFPGAAYSLLDVTIKTGRTHQIRVHLAHEGHPIAGDPKYGQFEANRQLARGALKFERMFLHARRLKFSHPASGAETELLAPLPPECERLLGALRATA from the coding sequence TTGCAAGTTCGCCGGGTCCTGATCGATGAGGGCTCGGCCGGCCAGCGCCTGGACAACTTCCTGCTGCGCGAGCTCAAGGGCGTGCCCAAGACCCATATCTACCGCGTGATCCGCGCCGGCGAGGTGCGGGTCAACAAGGGCCGGGCCCAGGCCGATACCCGGCTGGAACTGGGCGACGAGGTGCGCGTGCCCCCGGTGCGCCTGCCCGAGCGGGTTGCGGCCAAGCCCGACTATGTGCCGGCCAAGGAATTCCCCGTGCTGTTCGAGGACGAGCACCTGATTGCCGTCAACAAGCCCGCCGGTGTGGCGGTGCATGGCGGCTCGGGCGTGAGCTTCGGCGTGATCGAGCAGCTGCGCCAGGCGCGGCCCCAGGCCAAGTTCCTGGAGCTGGTGCACCGCCTGGACAAGGAAACCTCGGGCCTGCTGCTGATTGCCAAGAAGCGCAGCGCCCTGGTGGCCCTGCAGGACCAGTTCCGCGAGCGCGAGACGGGCAAGACCTATGCCGCCCTGGTGCTGGGCGACTGGGCCGAGAACAAGAAGGTGATCGACGTGCCCCTGCTCAAGTTCGTGGGCAGCGATGGCGAGCGCTGGGTGCGCGCCGTCACCAGCTCGCACGACCCCCAGGCCGAGCAGGCCAAGCGCTCCATCAGCCTGGTGCGGGTGGCCGAGCGCTTCCCCGGCGCGGCCTACAGCCTGCTGGATGTGACCATCAAGACCGGCCGCACCCACCAGATCCGCGTGCACCTGGCGCATGAGGGCCATCCCATCGCGGGCGATCCCAAGTACGGCCAGTTCGAGGCCAACCGCCAGCTGGCGCGCGGGGCGCTCAAGTTCGAGCGCATGTTCCTGCACGCCCGGCGTCTGAAGTTCAGCCACCCCGCCAGCGGCGCCGAGACCGAGCTGCTGGCGCCCCTGCCCCCCGAATGCGAGCGCCTGCTGGGCGCGCTGAGAGCCACCGCATGA
- a CDS encoding HAD family hydrolase has product MSPRPQRFDLIVFDWDGTLFDSTALITRCIQAAAEDLGLPRPSDAQASYVIGMGLHEALAHAVPGLDPARYPELGQRYRHHYFAAQHAVTLFEGTLPMLQALKARHHWLAIATGKSRRGLDEALKVAPELGALFDGSRTADETAGKPNPLMLNELMREFGAEPERTLMIGDTSHDLQLALNAGTASVGVSYGAHDHASFADYGPLHIAHSVPQLHAWLMENA; this is encoded by the coding sequence ATGAGCCCCCGACCGCAACGCTTTGACCTGATCGTCTTCGACTGGGACGGCACCCTGTTCGACTCCACGGCCCTGATCACCCGCTGCATCCAGGCCGCGGCCGAGGACCTGGGCCTGCCCCGCCCCAGCGACGCGCAGGCCAGCTATGTGATCGGCATGGGCCTGCACGAGGCCCTGGCCCATGCGGTGCCGGGCCTGGACCCGGCGCGCTATCCCGAGCTGGGCCAGCGCTATCGCCACCATTACTTCGCGGCCCAGCATGCGGTGACGCTGTTTGAGGGCACGCTGCCCATGCTGCAGGCGCTCAAGGCCCGCCACCACTGGCTGGCGATTGCCACGGGCAAGAGCCGCCGCGGCCTGGACGAGGCGCTCAAGGTGGCGCCCGAGCTGGGCGCGCTCTTCGATGGCAGCCGCACGGCCGACGAGACTGCCGGCAAACCCAACCCCCTGATGCTCAACGAGCTGATGCGCGAGTTCGGCGCCGAGCCCGAGCGCACGCTGATGATCGGCGACACCAGCCACGACCTGCAGCTGGCCCTGAACGCCGGCACGGCCAGCGTGGGCGTGAGCTACGGTGCCCATGACCACGCCAGCTTCGCCGACTACGGGCCCCTGCACATTGCCCACTCCGTGCCCCAGCTGCACGCCTGGCTGATGGAGAACGCCTGA
- a CDS encoding S49 family peptidase, translated as MNSHDDLPPPIADPLGTPPRAAAPASPAAGAGYEQLMAQFARDYLRDRRAERRWRSFFRLAWLALIVSLMYLLFAQRHPGAAPSTPHTALVEVRGEIAADTEASAELMLSALKSAFEDQGAQAVVLRINSPGGSPVQAGIVNDEIKRLKAKHGKKVYAVVEEICASGAYYIAAAADEIYVDKASVVGSIGVLMDGFGFTGLMDKVGVERRLLTAGSNKGMLDPFSPENPQQKAYAQAMLDQIHQQFITVVKQGRGKRLKETPETFSGLFWNGEEAVKQGLADGFGNLDYVAREVVKAEEVIDYTPRDNVAERLAKRFGAAVGEGAVKTLRGLAPIR; from the coding sequence ATGAATTCCCACGACGATCTGCCGCCCCCGATTGCCGACCCCCTGGGCACGCCGCCCCGGGCCGCCGCGCCCGCCAGCCCCGCTGCCGGCGCGGGCTACGAGCAGCTGATGGCCCAGTTCGCCCGCGACTATCTGCGCGACCGCCGCGCCGAGCGGCGCTGGCGCAGCTTCTTCCGCCTGGCCTGGCTGGCCCTGATCGTGAGCCTGATGTATCTGCTCTTTGCTCAGCGCCACCCCGGGGCCGCGCCGAGCACGCCGCACACCGCCCTGGTGGAGGTGCGCGGCGAGATCGCCGCCGATACCGAGGCCAGCGCGGAGCTGATGCTCTCGGCCCTGAAGAGCGCCTTCGAGGACCAGGGCGCCCAGGCCGTGGTGCTGCGCATCAACTCGCCCGGTGGCAGCCCGGTGCAGGCCGGCATCGTCAATGACGAGATCAAGCGCCTCAAGGCCAAGCATGGCAAGAAGGTCTATGCGGTGGTGGAGGAAATCTGCGCCTCCGGCGCCTACTACATCGCCGCCGCCGCCGACGAGATCTATGTGGACAAGGCTTCGGTCGTGGGCTCCATCGGCGTGCTGATGGACGGCTTCGGCTTCACCGGCCTGATGGACAAGGTGGGTGTGGAGCGCCGCCTGCTCACCGCCGGCTCCAACAAGGGCATGCTGGACCCCTTCTCGCCCGAGAACCCGCAGCAGAAGGCCTATGCCCAGGCCATGCTGGACCAGATCCACCAGCAGTTCATCACCGTGGTCAAGCAGGGCCGCGGCAAGCGCCTGAAGGAAACGCCCGAAACCTTCTCCGGCCTGTTCTGGAACGGCGAGGAAGCCGTCAAGCAGGGCCTAGCCGACGGCTTCGGCAATCTGGACTATGTGGCCCGCGAGGTGGTGAAGGCCGAAGAGGTCATCGACTACACCCCGCGCGACAACGTGGCCGAACGCCTGGCCAAGCGCTTCGGCGCCGCCGTGGGCGAGGGCGCGGTCAAGACCCTGCGCGGTCTGGCGCCGATCCGCTGA